The genomic stretch ATTTCTTGCTAATGATTGGCATGCAGGCCTCGTACCAATGTAAGTTAATTTGCTGATTTCTCTTTGCTCCTTCTGAAGTTACTTAAGCTCTCTGCTCTGTTAATCGCTCCTTATAGTGTCTAACACTCGCCTTTTGAGGACGGCCACCTTAAAAGGTTCACTTGCATACGATGGCAAGAGATGACCCTTTTTAGCAATTAACCCATCTATTATCATGTTGAGCTTGAACCAGTTTGGCTCTTTGCAAAGGGTACTATGTCTTGTAGAGAAAGTGGACAGTCATGGTTTTTTGAAGGGAGTAATCGAGTTTATTGCTCATTATGTCTGTTGAAACTTGAAAAGGCACTATATCTGCATTTAGGAAGACAAATTTGATATTCCGAAAACAAAATCTTGGTTCACATTTGCCAGTAAATCCACTGGAAGCTTGTAATTTTTCACTTTTTTATACCCTGGCCTTTCTTATGATGCGGGCAAACTATAATAGTGTAATTATATCAAATTATGAGGTTTTCTATGTTGTGTTTTTCTGTTTTCAGTCAGCGACCTGCGTTGGAGGTCACCACATGAGTTAAAGGTGTTAAATAAATGCTGATCGTTGTGTATGTTCTTAGTCTGTTGAGATCTGACATATGTCAAATTTATGCATCTTGAAAGATGAAATTTCAATGGGGACGTTATATCTCTGGCCTTGTATACAGATCGATTTTTTTACTTGATACTCTATAATTTTGCTGCTTAACTTCTGAATGCTGCTAACTACAATTAAGAATAATAACTTGTTCTTTTTGTAGACTTTTGGCGTCTAAATATCGTCCTTATGGAGTTTACAAGGATGCACGGAGTTTACTTGTTATACATAACATGGCTCATCAAGTAAGTGGCCTATGGACCTGTGTTTGCCCCTCTTTTGAAACTCTAGATTTAAATATAAGGATTAAGGTTCCTTCGACTTGCCCATTTCAAGTGGAGCCGAACAATCAGTATGTTTGGTTCCGGATTATGATAGAATAAAGCAAAATAATTCATTAGACTAGTTGCACCTCTTTTTATTGTGAAGTTAAagtcatttgatgcaatttttcAACTCTCCCTTTCCCGATTACCCCGCCATCTTCAAGAGCAGTTGAGGGACTAGGGTGGTGGCGTTGTTTGTTAAATGTTTTTTTATCCATTGAATAAGATTTTTCGGCCATTATAATCTCAGTTTTCTGCAACCGTCAACAAACTCAAAATATTATATATCTGCAggaaacaatttttttaaaatgtaGCTTTTCTGTCGTCATTGATTCAAGATGAGTGATATGTGAGGAAACATGAGTCTGAACGAAATGCCCTCAATAGAGCAGAACATGATGTTGCTATGTTTTTTTGGAGTTTCCAAGAGTGGGAGAGGCTACACCTGTTAGTGCTATCTATTGATGTAGATTTTTCGACTTTTGCCAGGGTGTGGAGCCGGCAGTTACTTACAATAACTTAGGGGTGCCACCTCATTGGTATGGGGCACTTGAATGGGTGTTTCCAGAGTGGGCAAGAGCGCATGCACTTGACAAAGGTGAAGCTGTCAACATTCTCAAGGGGGCCATTGTGACGTCTGATCGAATACTTACAGTTAGCGAGGTAATGCTTTCATATTAACTTTGTTGAGACTGCTGGTGAGTGCAGGTATAAGTTGGGAGTTCACAAGATTTCAAATCTGTTTTATGACTTCGAGGCTTATGTTATAAACTTTGCAATATGGTTCTTTTTATGGTATTTCAATAATGTTTATTCAACAGAATTCTTCTTTAAATTGAAGCAGGGATATTCCTGGGAAATTACAACTGTGGAGGGTGGATATGGTTTGAACGAGTTACTAACAAGCCGAAAATTTGTTCTGAATGGTAATACTAATTGTGCATTCCTTATGCTTTAGTACATAATACTCCATACATAGGAGTTACTTCTAGCTAATAGCACTTCAGCTTGATACATGCATGATGTGTTGATACTTTAACTTGATACTTTAAAACATCCGGCTCCTattgatttttgttttcttttttcttttgatCAGGAATTATAAATGGTATCGATGTTTCTGAATGGGACCCATCTACTGATGCTCATCTCCCAGCTCATTACTCCATTGACGATCTCTCTGGAAAGGTTTCATGTTCTTTTATGTCTCTTGAATGCTAGATCATATAGGAAGATCACTCACAGCACAGTAGGAGCTTTACAAGTGCTCTCCGAGGTGGTTCCCATTGTCGGAGAGCAAAAATTGGTGTTTTTTGCCCACAGTACTTTGCTCCCTGTGCTGTCCATGTTTTCTCCCACAAGAGCGATAGTGAGTTGGAGTAGTTTTTATTAGTTACCgtaatttttttttactaaattAAGTAGAAAAGAGGTTGGTCCAGAATAATTCCAGATATGAGATGGTAGTTTTGTTAATCTGGTTGTAAAATGGATTTTTGCTCTCCAAGGATAGTGTGTAAAGGCGGTCACAAAATGGATGTTACAATCAGTATACCTATGAACCTGGGCTACCAAATTTGCTCAACCTAGGTAGGGCTGGGCACCGGTGCGGACCGGACCGGAATCGGAATTAAAAAAAATCAtggaccggagaccggaccggaattAAAAAATCCGGGTCCGGGACCAgaccggaattaaaaattccgggTCCGGGACCAGACCGGAAAAattccggtcttggaccggaccggaccggaattaTTTTTACATATCCTCTTTTTCAAACTCCGGTCCAAAAAACCGGACTGGTTGGACCGGAATGGACCGGATTAAATTGGCGTAAACTtgtttttttatataatatttaaaaataaaataaaaaatacaataattccGGTCTTTCCGGtccggaatttttaattccggttccggtccggtAGATTCCGGTCCagaccggtccatttttccggtccggaccggattatgcccacccctaaACCTAGGTCACCGGATTCACTCGACCCCTAGCGAATGGGGATCGGTTTGAGGGTATTATAAAACTTATACTACCAATGTATTGTGAGTTAGACAACTCTGCTATGAACCAACAACAACTATGTTAACGAGTTGACTGCCTCTTTCAGGTGCAGTGCAAGATGGCTTTGCAGAAGGAGCTTGGTCTTCCTGTTAATCCTGAATGCCCATTAGTAAGACAGACTCTTTCATACTTATATAGTGTTAACTGCATTCCTTTCTTTAATACGGAGTGGAAGTTAAAAACTGACCTGTTTTCTTTAGATTGGATTTATTGGGAGGCTCGATAACCAGAAAGGTATCGATATTATTCAAGCAGCTTTCCCGGAGCTTATGCAAGACGATGTGCAATTTGTAAGTTGAATTTAATAACTTATTATCAACTTGATGAGCTCTATGGTTTTACGGTTGTAGGTTTCCAGCCACGTAACTCTAAAGTACAACGTAGTAGAATGCCACATTCCCTAATGGCATTTAGAATATCAACACCAGAATGAAACATTGTCTTACCTTGTGCAAGAAAATTCAATCTTGCTTATTGTTAAGTAATTTTAATTAAATACGGAGTACTTCGTTAAATGACCTCTACTGTAAGGCGCAAGTGTACCAGCTAAGTTATCGATACAGAAGTGAAACTCGAGCATCTCACGTACAGAACTTGAACAATAACGCCAATTTTTTCCTTCAAAATTGCATTTGCCATTTTATTTTTGCACTCAAAATTGCATTTGCCATTTTATTTTTGCACTCGTTGACTCTAGTATGTAGGGTATTTCTCATTAGTCCCGAGTTTGCGATTTTGGCAGAAAAGCCGTTGCTTCTAGTTATGTGTCTGATGAGACTTATGGTTAATTATGGAAAAATTTGAGAGAGGCTTGTATGATGTGGCATTATAAGAAGCTGACCCAACAGTATGCATATGTACTCATCATTTAATTATAGGGTTAATGGGTTGATCTCACATTAAATTCGTCTCATATAAGTTTCTGAGATATGTATGTATTCTGCTTCAGGTAATGTTGGGCTCAGGGGACCCGAAATATGAGAGTTGGATGAGAGCGACAGAGGTGGCGTACAAAGACAAGTACCGAGGATGGGTTGGATTCAATGTCCCAATATCTCATCGAATAACTGCAGGgtaaagtgaattaaaactatgGTTGTTCTAGTTAACTTTCAAGGGAATCAAGACCCTACTTTTTTTTCTGACTCGAGTAAGATGAACAGGTGTGACATCCTTTTGATGCCTTCAAGATTTGAACCATGTGGACTAAATCAGCTATATGCGATGAGATATGGAACTATACCAGTGGTTCACTGCACCGGAGGACTACGGGTGAGGATTGAGCAGAAGTTTTTTTCGGGTTCCAAATAATTCTGCTAATCACGACACTCTTAATCATGTTTGCAACTTCTCTGATCTCCTCAGGATACTGTCGAAACATACAACTCATTTTCAACTGGCCCTGATGGCAGCGGTACTGGGAATGGGTATGTATAACTCAACATAAAATATGGTACCTCAATATTTAGGTCTTAGAGAGTCCGAGGGGGGCAATGGCTTCTTCAGGTCCTAACTCCTATCGTGGTATTAAATCTAGTACGTGATATAGGTTTTAAAGGTTACAAGGACCACAATTTAAGGACGTAATAGCTGCATTATAGCGCGCTAGCACATTGACTGAGATCAGGCTTTGATGACGAATGAGTGATGACCATTAAGTATTTAAGAGATTGTTAGATCAAGACTGAAACCGAGATTTAGGAAACTGTTGGGTTAAGTCTTTCTTTGGTGATTCATTTGTTATCACTTGTGATTTCAGAAAGCTAACATTTCGTTGTTCCATTTGATTGACAGATGGGCGTTTGCTCCGTTGACAAAAGAGAGTATGTTGGCGGTGAGTTTACATTATTATTGTTTCTTCATAAACTCTCGGAATGGATGGTCATATTTGGTACTTAGTTCCGGCAAGAAAAGTGGTTTGATTGTCCATCCATAACTTTTCCAATTACCAAATATACTGCGAAATATAAATTCTAGTGCTATTTACTGATGCCAGAGGCCCAGACCTATTATACACGAGAAAAGTGTTAATACTGCTAAACCGGTTTCATCTGAAAAAAAAAGCAGTTCAAAGATATTTGATGCCATCGGGTTTTGAACCTAGCTTATGAGCTAGCTAGATCGACCCATTAAAGTTGTGCTTTCGACCTTGATCTCATACTGGTTTAAATTGATCATTCTATTAAGAACATTAGCATTCCGACTTTATTGGCATGGGCAGGCTATAAGAGACGCACTGAAAACATATAGAGAACACAAACCCTCATGGTTAGGATTGATGAAGAGAGGCATGGAGCGGGACTCCACATGGGACACTGCTGCAGCTCAGTATGAACAGGTTTTCGGATGGGCCTTAACTGATCCACCATACTGCTGAGTTCTGAGAATGGACCAAGTCCTCTGAAAACTGCTCAGGTACTTGAGAAAACACGACAAAGTTAAGTACATAAGGAAAGAGAGCAAGAAACGGATTGGTCTATCATAAGCAAGACATCGGCGACTGCACAAGCTACTCGTTCCGAACTTGTCATTTTTGTTAACTGATTGGTCTATCATAAGCAAGATTTTCGGAATCATGTAATTACTTATTTACTTGTCACTGTATGCTCTTGCATATATGTAAATCAGTAAATGTAGAGAAATTGTAGGGCTTCTATTCTATTGGCCTTTGCCCTTTATTATTAGGAGTAATTTACGTAACCCTTATTTCATTAATATCTCCGTCTTaaataagatttttttttttatcgatATCTTTTTATGTTTACAATGATGGTATCCTGTAAATTTCTCTACCTTGCGTTAAGGGTACTATACACAAAAGGTTACAAATGAAAGacattttaaataaaatatgCAATTAGAAAACCAAGTCGGATAAAAGTACTTTCTGTTATGATATAAACAAGTACACGTCATAATTTTCGTCTGTGATTTTAGTTTTTGGGTACTAATAATTTCGGCCATGACAACCTTACCTTAATTACGAGAGAAAAAAAAGAATGTCATCAACCGAAAATTATCCGTCCCTGTGTGCCAATAAATTATTCTTTAGATATTAGTCATTTATTTCCTCCTACAATTAATTTGCCTTAATGTTAATTCAATATTTTCCCTCCTAGCAATTAACGCCCGTTCCCGCCATTTATCGAATgtcaataaaataataatatttgatttgaaatttaACGGTCTACTACTCTACTCCTAACCAAATCTGGCAACGGTAATTCAAATTTGACCAACCAAACATCCCACTGTCCATTCTACGTGGCTCAATTCCTCTTCCGTGACGGTTTTACATTAATTAATACTCCCTTCCCATGGTGTTCGCtccattttttttaatatatgtaaggagtattttattgaaatgagtatattttttaaatataacttGTCGAATTCTATAAAATGTCTATTTTTATATtggtccttttttttttcaaaaaaaatttagtttattttataTTTGTTTGATTAAATTATTATTTAACTACTTTGTTTGATATTCATATGTCATTATTAAATTATTTGTGCTGTAAATGTTGATCTTTTTTAAATTtagataaattatttaatttttattatttttgatttaatttttttaaaataatcaagTCGTGTTATAAACTGAAATTAATTTGGGAAATCAGCAAGTTTAGACGCCTAACTCACAAAAAACTTGGCTTTTATGAATTAGGAATAGGATAAAAGTAATAATTGTTTAAAGATAAAAGAGAACGTGCAAGTGAAATGGAATGAATTGAAATTTTGGTGGATCCTAAAGAAATTTTCTCTTCCTTAAGTTGTCTGTCaagttttttttggtgttgaccaggagtatcccctaccgacagctggggcaaAGTTGTCTGTCAAGTTAACAGCATTAGAACCCGATAGATTCTTATCACTGGCCATAATTGGCACAGGTGGAGGCGGATATGAGATGTTCCCTAAGGTATGATTATCCTTAACAACGGAATGGAGTAAGCAAGTAACTGTCTCTGCCTTGGTGCGCCTTGATTTCGTTTGCATTGGTTTCCAGATTCGATTTCCTCAGCTTTCGTGGAACGATTAGAAAACGCCTTCATTCATTTCCTCACTGTACTCGTGATCGCACTCCAGTATGTGGGAAAACTATTGGATAAATTCAAACCGGTCAGGGTTGCTTCTGCAACATCGAAATAAGCTACCTCCGACTCCTAGGCACGGCCGAATAAATTCAAACAGAGCCTTTTAGACATTAAGCTATTCGAGCAATCTTAGAGATCCCAAGAATAATTTATAATGGGGCAAGCAAGTTCTTTCAATTTCCTCCGTTTCTTGTGATTTAATTGTGTGTTTATCACAAGTACAAGTTCATGTATAAGTCCGTCTCATAATAATTACACATCTTTCGGTGTCTTCACTCAGTATACACTCCTTTAATCCCGGTAAAGAACTTTATTTCAAAGAGACCAAGAAGAGATATAAGAGAGAAATTAATTTTGTTTCGACAAAACTCGGCAACAATAAAAACATAAAGAACTGACCTAAATACCAAAAAAAAATGGACAACACAAAAAAAGTACTCCTTTTTAAGAACCCGTTAGACGAATAAGGCTAATACAATGAGCAAGTGATTCGAACCTAATGCACATTATTGGTAGAAAATTGCGAGTAGGTGGTACGTCATTGAGCAGTAATACTCATGGTATGAAACCCGTTAGAATCAAAATTGATGGTTTTCGGATGAGCAGAAAGTGAAACTGCGGCCTGGcttttaaaagtgtttttggacttaaaaacactttttggccacGCAAATCTTTATTTAAAAGCTAAAAAGAAATTTCTCAAAAGCCGAAAAACCATCTTTTTGCCCCTAAAAATAGAAGCAGCAATATCAATTTGATGCTTCTGCTTTTGTAAAACACTTCAAGAAAATTaagcttgaaaaacaaaaactcgTTTTCAACAAGTTAGGCCAAACGTGCTCTCAGGCTCCCTAGATTTCTACACAAATGGGAAAGAGAACAAAGCCTGGGGTATTTGGGTTGGTTTAGCTGATTTCCAGCACTCGGCCACTACCGGATTAATACACAGAAAACCAGATGAAATAGAATTTGTTGGGATCAAAATGGCATTGGACCTTGTATTGATACCGGATAATATTCAGTATTACACATGATTGACTATGTTACATAGAGCTGAACAATAATTACGAACAAGCTAAGCTCTGGatttatatacggagtatataataaAACGTACCTGAAAACATACAAACTTGTATAAGGCCGTTTTACACCAACTTTTTGTAAAACCAGTTACTGAAAAGATTAAACGACCCTGGACTCATTTGATACTGTCAGTGACCATCTTAGCTAATGTTCCTTTTTCTATTGTTCTCGGGTATTTTACCATCAACAATAATCCGTATTAGTTACTAACGCCTTGTATATGTTTTTAGTGATTAATTTAGCAATTTCTGTGATTCTCTTAGCTTAAATCTTGATGCAATAATAAAATCGTTTTGACAAGAGACTTACTCCCAGAAAAGTCTGCAGGTTTAGTATTCATCCAAGTAAGTAAATAAATTGTCATCTTTCTTTGACTTGCGCCTGCTGAGCAATGCCTTGAGCAGACCCTTGCTTTTGCTGGGGTGTCGCTCTATGTCTTTTACCTTCTCCTTCTCGTCATGAACTCTCATTGAAACCGATTTCCATGATTCAGGGAGATACTGTCGACAGCAAGCAAATTTTCAGGAGAAAACGGTTTTCAGGGAAAATTTAGTATAAAATTTCCTTTTAAATATACTTCAACACTGCACAACATAGAATCAAATTGTATTTCCTCCTCCTATGAAAGTTCTTCCGACTTTGACTTGTACAAAAAACATACGAAAATTGAAAGATTCCGCGCAGGAAGATTATCAAAGGTTAGCCTAAAATGGAAACTAGGGGAGTATAATTTGTTTGCTTACCCGTTGTCTTTCATGGGAAGAATTTGGAGTGATTGGCCTACTGGGTTTGGGTGTAGTCGCCCTTGACGCAACAGAACCAGAACGCAGAAGTGGAAACCGAGGTGGTGAAACTGACCGCTTGTCTGATAATCACATTAATATTATCAGAGACATACTTAAAAGAAGTACCATGAAAATAAGAATGCATGTATTCTTTAAAACTGACCTTTCGTTGGAGTGGAGCCCGTAAAGGAGAATAACCCGGGTGACTTAGAAGTCCGAGAAGGTGAAACAGAACGTCCTCTTCTATTTATCACAAAAAGTAACCACGATAATAGTGTTAACAACTTTGTCCAATTTTATCTACAGAATTCACGGATAGTAACATAACGCGGTTTTATATCAGCATTCCAGTAAAACCACATGTCATCTACCCATATGTCCTGTACAAGGTAACTAGTATACGTTGTTTGAGTAAATAACATGCGGTTTTACAATATTTTAGTGCAAACCCGCCTTACAAGAGACTTTTGTGACAGAATTACCTTGCAAAGGAAGGGGATTCTTTAATAGTGGGTGGGGTTCCTCTGATTTTAGACGGGGTATCTCTGATCGTGGCTCTAACAGCTAAACAATTAAAGAGAATACATGAACAGTAAACTTTAGGTCAGGTTCATGAAAAAAATTGAA from Silene latifolia isolate original U9 population chromosome 5, ASM4854445v1, whole genome shotgun sequence encodes the following:
- the LOC141656736 gene encoding starch synthase 1, chloroplastic/amyloplastic isoform X2: MESFTLNPCTFRAIYPLTTLHLSRKLEYRAFKQLGYAYFSLKPQFSANDAGFRLFSHADEKYLAKCTAMGTLGMEKQEEILEKNYSEDETKVKKSDSEEIEEGSVVEGQVTTSSKVTHNIIFVTSEAAPYSKTGGLGDVCGSLPISLAARGHRVMVVSPRYIHGKAADKVYAGAFDVNCRIKVNCFGGEQEVAFFHEYRAGVDWVFVDHPSYHRPGTPYGDSFGAFGDNQFRFTLLCHAACEAPLVLPLGGYTYGEKCVFLANDWHAGLVPILLASKYRPYGVYKDARSLLVIHNMAHQGVEPAVTYNNLGVPPHWYGALEWVFPEWARAHALDKGEAVNILKGAIVTSDRILTVSEGYSWEITTVEGGYGLNELLTSRKFVLNGIINGIDVSEWDPSTDAHLPAHYSIDDLSGKVQCKMALQKELGLPVNPECPLIGFIGRLDNQKGIDIIQAAFPELMQDDVQFVMLGSGDPKYESWMRATEVAYKDKYRGWVGFNVPISHRITAGCDILLMPSRFEPCGLNQLYAMRYGTIPVVHCTGGLRDTVETYNSFSTGPDGSGTGNGL
- the LOC141656736 gene encoding starch synthase 1, chloroplastic/amyloplastic isoform X1; this translates as MESFTLNPCTFRAIYPLTTLHLSRKLEYRAFKQLGYAYFSLKPQFSANDAGFRLFSHADEKYLAKCTAMGTLGMEKQEEILEKNYSEDETKVKKSDSEEIEEGSVVEGQVTTSSKVTHNIIFVTSEAAPYSKTGGLGDVCGSLPISLAARGHRVMVVSPRYIHGKAADKVYAGAFDVNCRIKVNCFGGEQEVAFFHEYRAGVDWVFVDHPSYHRPGTPYGDSFGAFGDNQFRFTLLCHAACEAPLVLPLGGYTYGEKCVFLANDWHAGLVPILLASKYRPYGVYKDARSLLVIHNMAHQGVEPAVTYNNLGVPPHWYGALEWVFPEWARAHALDKGEAVNILKGAIVTSDRILTVSEGYSWEITTVEGGYGLNELLTSRKFVLNGIINGIDVSEWDPSTDAHLPAHYSIDDLSGKVQCKMALQKELGLPVNPECPLIGFIGRLDNQKGIDIIQAAFPELMQDDVQFVMLGSGDPKYESWMRATEVAYKDKYRGWVGFNVPISHRITAGCDILLMPSRFEPCGLNQLYAMRYGTIPVVHCTGGLRDTVETYNSFSTGPDGSGTGNGWAFAPLTKESMLAAIRDALKTYREHKPSWLGLMKRGMERDSTWDTAAAQYEQVFGWALTDPPYC